In the genome of Gloeocapsa sp. DLM2.Bin57, one region contains:
- a CDS encoding HlyD family efflux transporter periplasmic adaptor subunit has protein sequence MTSEIVNSPKKAPDTSSLVSEPTREIWSDSTLEFLEGLPRPWTRGLLYAFILFTSILVPWAMLAKVDETGTAQGRLEPKNRPIELDSPIVCTLVSIPKQEGEYVSFNQILGECDRDLLNNDLAKTQQKLQSQNEQFLQLVNLQNQLQITYQTQVQQNQAQELEKQTKLQQAQEQIDSLIANFELAKLEREKQLQQARNAVEVKLTNYQSALIRLETAQEKIPRYQEAFDNGVLPFEHLQDTIQSEKERQQEVEQTKLEVEQAEIYYKEQENSYQIMEQEATAKIEEARLILAQEQQSYQSLIYANQLALAKITEQIKKTEGDLTSLRANIDETKANIFSLEKQLEQYIFRSPIEGVIFNLPVKEPGSVIQTGELFASIAPQNSPLILRAEIPAADSGFIKLGQTVKLKFDAYPFQDYGVVEGEVSWIAPTSKIQETIQGTVKVFELEIVIDHPYINHKNGQIVLTPGQTATAEIVVRQRSVMDFILEPFQKLQNTGLEL, from the coding sequence ATGACTTCTGAAATAGTTAATTCCCCAAAGAAAGCTCCAGATACTTCTTCTCTAGTATCAGAGCCTACAAGAGAGATTTGGTCTGATAGTACTCTAGAGTTTTTAGAAGGTTTACCACGTCCCTGGACAAGAGGTTTATTGTATGCTTTTATCCTCTTTACTAGTATTCTTGTCCCTTGGGCTATGCTAGCTAAAGTAGATGAAACAGGTACAGCCCAAGGCAGACTTGAACCTAAAAATAGACCGATTGAACTAGATTCTCCCATTGTCTGTACTTTAGTTTCTATTCCTAAACAAGAGGGAGAATACGTTAGTTTTAATCAAATCCTAGGTGAATGTGATAGGGATTTACTTAATAACGATTTGGCTAAAACTCAGCAAAAATTACAGAGCCAAAACGAACAATTTTTACAATTAGTCAATCTTCAGAATCAACTGCAGATTACTTATCAAACTCAAGTACAACAAAACCAAGCTCAAGAATTAGAAAAACAAACAAAACTTCAACAAGCACAAGAACAAATAGATTCTTTAATCGCTAACTTTGAATTAGCTAAACTAGAAAGAGAGAAGCAACTACAACAAGCTAGAAACGCTGTAGAAGTTAAACTCACTAACTATCAATCAGCTTTAATTAGATTAGAAACAGCTCAAGAAAAAATTCCCCGTTATCAAGAAGCTTTCGATAATGGAGTTTTACCATTTGAACATTTACAAGATACTATCCAGTCTGAAAAAGAAAGACAACAGGAAGTAGAACAAACTAAATTAGAGGTAGAACAAGCAGAAATTTACTACAAAGAACAAGAAAATAGCTATCAAATCATGGAGCAAGAAGCTACAGCCAAAATTGAAGAAGCTCGTCTGATTTTAGCCCAAGAACAACAAAGTTATCAAAGTCTTATTTATGCTAATCAATTGGCTTTAGCTAAAATTACTGAACAAATCAAAAAAACCGAAGGAGATTTAACTAGTCTTAGGGCTAATATTGACGAAACCAAAGCTAATATATTTTCTCTAGAAAAACAACTAGAACAATATATTTTTCGCTCACCTATAGAGGGAGTAATTTTTAATTTACCCGTTAAAGAACCAGGCTCTGTCATTCAAACTGGGGAATTATTTGCGAGTATTGCTCCTCAAAATAGTCCTTTGATTCTTAGGGCTGAAATACCAGCTGCTGATAGTGGCTTTATTAAGTTAGGACAAACTGTCAAATTAAAATTTGATGCTTATCCTTTTCAAGATTATGGAGTAGTAGAAGGAGAGGTTAGCTGGATTGCTCCTACTTCAAAAATTCAAGAAACAATTCAAGGTACAGTCAAGGTTTTTGAGCTAGAAATAGTTATTGATCATCCCTACATTAACCATAAAAATGGTCAAATAGTCCTCACCCCTGGTCAAACTGCGACAGCAGAAATTGTTGTGCGTCAACGTTCTGTTATGGATTTTATTCTTGAGCCTTTTCAAAAATTACAAAATACTGGTCTGGAACTCTAA
- a CDS encoding peptidylprolyl isomerase: MSIILIPNKKIIKYLQLSLSISSLIEDVVKQEIVMTKAQELEIQVSEQELQQGCDRLRIAKKLYKTEDTLSWLEENYISPEDFEELIRFQITAEKLREHLFSEQVEPFFYQHQQDFIGAVIYEVFLDDHDLALDLYYSITENELTFNQVAHQYISDPQLRRLGGYKGIVSRENLRPEVSSAIFAAQPPQVLRPIITPTGVLLIYVEEIIQPVLNDSLRIQILNRLFSNWLRQEMTMIEVVTPELDHNHD; this comes from the coding sequence ATGTCAATTATTCTCATCCCCAACAAGAAAATTATTAAGTATCTACAACTGTCTTTAAGCATTTCTTCTCTAATTGAAGACGTTGTTAAACAGGAAATTGTCATGACTAAAGCTCAAGAATTAGAAATTCAAGTTAGTGAACAAGAATTACAACAAGGTTGCGATCGCCTGCGAATTGCTAAAAAACTCTATAAAACCGAAGATACTTTATCTTGGCTGGAAGAAAACTATATTTCTCCTGAAGATTTTGAGGAATTAATTCGCTTTCAGATTACTGCGGAAAAACTCAGAGAACATTTATTTTCTGAGCAAGTTGAACCTTTTTTTTACCAACATCAACAGGATTTTATCGGTGCGGTTATTTATGAGGTGTTCTTAGATGATCATGATCTAGCTTTAGATTTGTATTATTCGATCACTGAGAATGAACTGACTTTTAATCAAGTAGCACATCAATATATTTCTGACCCCCAACTACGACGTCTAGGTGGTTATAAAGGTATTGTTAGTCGCGAAAACCTAAGACCAGAAGTTAGTTCAGCCATTTTTGCTGCTCAACCACCACAAGTTCTCAGACCAATTATTACTCCTACTGGAGTATTATTAATCTATGTTGAGGAAATTATTCAACCAGTGTTAAATGATTCGTTGAGAATTCAAATTCTCAATAGGTTATTTAGCAATTGGTTGCGACAGGAGATGACCATGATCGAAGTCGTCACCCCCGAACTTGATCACAACCATGATTAG